The genomic interval GTGATCTTGTGGACCGGGTCGGAGTTCGGTGAGGCCGCCGCGACCAGGGCGTGTCCGCCCTCGTGGTACGCGGTGATCTTCTTCTCCTTGTCGGACATGATCCGGGTCCGCTTCTGCGGGCCCGCGACGACGCGGTCGATCGCCTCGTCGAGCATCTTGTTGTCGATCAGCTTCTGGTCGCTGCGCGCGGTGAGCAGCGCGGCCTCGTTCAGCACGTTGGCCAGGTCGGCGCCCGTCATGCCGGGGGTGCGGCGGGCGACGGCGCCGAGGTCGACGTCCGGGGCGACCGGCTTGCCCTTCTGGTGCACCTTGAGGATCTCGAGGCGGCCCTGCATGTCCGGGCGGTCCACCGCGATCTGGCGGTCGAAGCGGCCGGGACGCAGCAGCGCCGGGTCGAGGATGTCCGGGCGGTTGGTGGCGGCGATGAGGATCACGCCGCCCTTGACGTCGAACCCGTCCATCTCGACGAGCAGCTGGTTCAGCGTCTGCTCGCGCTCGTCGTGACCACCGCCGAGGCCGGCGCCGCGGTGGCGGCCGACCGCGTCGATCTCGTCGACGAAGACGATCGCCGGGGCGTTCGCCTTGGCCTGCTCGAACAGGTCACGGACACGGGAGGCGCCGACACCGACGAACATCTCGACGAAGTCGGAGCCGGAGATCGAGTAGAACGGGACGCCCGCCTCGCCCGCGACGGCGCGCGCGAGCAGGGTCTTGCCGGTTCCGGGCGGGCCGTAGAGCAGCACGCCCTTGGGGATCTTGGCGCCCACGGCCTGGAACTTCGCCGGCTCCTGCAGGAACTCCTTGATCTCGTGGAGCTCCTCGACGGCCTCCTCGGAGCCCGCGACGTCGGCGAACGTCGTCTTCGGGGTGTCCTTGGTGATGAGCTTCGCCTTGGACTTCCCGAAATTCATGACGCGGGAGCCGCCGCCCTGCATCTGGTTCATCAGGAACAGGAAGACGACCACGATGAGGACGAAGGGGAGCAGGGACAGCAGAATGCTCACGAAGGGGTTCTGCTTCGACGGCGAGACCGTGTAGCCGTCAGGGATCTGCTCGTTCTGGAATTTGTCCTGCAGCGTGCTGGCGATGGTGACGCCCTGGTCGCCGATGTAGCTCGCCTGGATCTTCGAGCTGCCCTC from Streptomyces sp. DH-12 carries:
- the ftsH gene encoding ATP-dependent zinc metalloprotease FtsH, producing the protein MDVKRYFRGPVMWIVLAVLAVVVLMQVVGSSGGYKTVDTGQVVQAINENKVESAKLTTGDEQTIKVQLKDGQEVEGSSKIQASYIGDQGVTIASTLQDKFQNEQIPDGYTVSPSKQNPFVSILLSLLPFVLIVVVFLFLMNQMQGGGSRVMNFGKSKAKLITKDTPKTTFADVAGSEEAVEELHEIKEFLQEPAKFQAVGAKIPKGVLLYGPPGTGKTLLARAVAGEAGVPFYSISGSDFVEMFVGVGASRVRDLFEQAKANAPAIVFVDEIDAVGRHRGAGLGGGHDEREQTLNQLLVEMDGFDVKGGVILIAATNRPDILDPALLRPGRFDRQIAVDRPDMQGRLEILKVHQKGKPVAPDVDLGAVARRTPGMTGADLANVLNEAALLTARSDQKLIDNKMLDEAIDRVVAGPQKRTRIMSDKEKKITAYHEGGHALVAAASPNSDPVHKITILSRGRALGYTMVLPDEDKYSTTRNEMLDQLAYMLGGRAAEELVFHDPTTGAANDIEKATGLARAMVTQYGMTERLGAIKFGGDNSEPFLGREMAHQRDYSEEVAALVDEEVKKLIETAHNEAWEILVENRDVLDNLVLALLEKETLGKEEIAEIFAPIVKRPPRPAWTGSSRRTPSTRPPVLSPKELALTNGANGATPAISTAKTATTDPAPQPERTPEERPES